A window of the Serratia sarumanii genome harbors these coding sequences:
- the tamA gene encoding autotransporter assembly complex protein TamA, which produces MCLISVLLAAPAAYAANVRLQVEGLSGELEKNVRVRLSSITPEEVGTDGRFRARVDEAVRQGLRALGYYQPTIEFTLDDRPGMSRPVLHAKVNPGEPVRIAGANIVLEGGAKTDEDYLALVKKGRPTIGEILNHGKYDSFKGSLTGLALRKGYFDADMTKSQLGVAEDLHKAFWDIDFNSGERYRFGKVKFTGSQIREDYLQNLVPFHQGDYYSSEDLAELNRRLSATNWFNSVVVSPDFNDAKENKILPLDALVTPRTRNTVETGIGYSTDVGPRVKGTWKKPWLNDRGHSLETSASVSAPEQQLDLTYKIPLLKNPLEQYYLLQGGLKNVDLNDTKSVTSKVVASRNWDLSSGWQRAINLTWRWDNFTQGNVSNTTMLLYPGVSFSRTRSRGGLMPTWGDSQRYSIDVSDTSWGSGVDFALMQAQNVWIRTLADKHRFVARGQVGWIETNDFDKVPPDLRFFAGGDRSIRGYKYKDISPRGDDGKLTGASKMLTGSLEYQYNVTGKWWGAMFVDSGEAVNDIKKSNFKTGAGVGVRWQSPVGPVKLDIAAPVGDKDTHGMQFYIGLGPEL; this is translated from the coding sequence GGAGGGGTTAAGCGGAGAGTTGGAAAAAAACGTCCGGGTGCGGCTGTCGTCGATCACGCCTGAAGAGGTCGGCACCGACGGGCGCTTCCGCGCGCGGGTGGATGAGGCGGTGCGCCAGGGGCTGCGCGCGCTCGGCTATTACCAGCCGACCATCGAGTTTACGCTGGACGATCGGCCGGGGATGTCGCGCCCGGTGCTGCACGCCAAGGTCAATCCGGGCGAACCGGTGCGTATCGCCGGCGCCAACATCGTGCTGGAAGGCGGCGCGAAGACCGATGAGGACTACCTGGCGCTGGTGAAGAAGGGGCGGCCGACCATCGGCGAGATCCTCAACCACGGCAAGTATGACAGTTTCAAAGGCTCGCTCACCGGCCTGGCGCTGCGCAAAGGCTACTTCGACGCCGACATGACCAAAAGCCAACTCGGCGTGGCCGAAGATCTGCACAAGGCGTTTTGGGATATCGATTTCAACAGCGGCGAACGTTACCGCTTCGGCAAGGTGAAATTCACCGGTTCGCAAATCCGCGAAGACTATCTGCAAAATCTGGTGCCCTTTCATCAGGGGGATTACTACAGTTCGGAGGATTTGGCCGAGCTGAACCGCCGTTTGTCCGCCACCAACTGGTTCAACTCGGTGGTGGTATCCCCTGATTTCAACGATGCCAAAGAGAACAAGATTTTGCCGTTGGACGCGCTGGTGACGCCGCGCACGCGCAACACCGTCGAAACCGGTATCGGCTACTCCACCGACGTCGGCCCGCGGGTGAAAGGCACCTGGAAAAAGCCCTGGCTCAACGATCGCGGGCATAGTCTGGAAACCAGCGCCAGCGTGTCGGCACCGGAGCAGCAGCTGGATCTGACCTACAAAATCCCATTGCTGAAGAACCCGCTGGAGCAGTATTACCTGCTGCAGGGCGGCCTCAAGAACGTCGATCTTAACGACACCAAGTCCGTCACCTCCAAAGTGGTGGCCTCGCGCAACTGGGATCTTTCCAGCGGCTGGCAGCGGGCGATCAACCTGACCTGGCGCTGGGATAACTTTACCCAGGGTAACGTCAGCAACACCACCATGCTGCTGTATCCCGGCGTCAGCTTCAGCCGCACCCGTTCGCGCGGCGGTCTGATGCCGACCTGGGGCGACAGCCAGCGCTACTCTATCGACGTGTCCGACACCTCCTGGGGCTCCGGCGTGGACTTTGCGCTGATGCAGGCGCAGAACGTCTGGATCCGCACCCTGGCCGACAAGCATCGTTTTGTGGCGCGCGGGCAGGTGGGCTGGATAGAAACCAACGACTTCGACAAGGTGCCGCCGGATCTGCGCTTCTTCGCCGGCGGTGACCGCAGCATTCGCGGCTACAAGTACAAAGACATCTCGCCGCGCGGTGACGACGGCAAGCTGACCGGCGCCTCCAAGATGCTGACCGGCTCGCTGGAGTACCAATACAACGTGACCGGCAAATGGTGGGGGGCGATGTTCGTCGACTCCGGTGAAGCGGTGAACGATATCAAGAAGAGCAACTTCAAGACCGGCGCCGGCGTAGGCGTGCGCTGGCAGTCGCCGGTGGGGCCGGTGAAGCTGGATATCGCCGCGCCTGTGGGAGACAAGGACACCCACGGGATGCAGTTCTACATCGGTTTGGGGCCTGAACTATGA